In Oscillospiraceae bacterium, the sequence CAATAAATGATCCGTTTTTACCGTGTCGTTCAACAAGAATACCATCGCATTTTGGACATTTTCCGCCGACTGCGGCATTATGATCATTATTCTCCTCTAAAGTCTGTATTGTCTTTCAGTTTAGCAATTCATGATTCCAGTGTATTTAATGTAAATATCGTGGCAATACCCATAGTAGTGGATGCCTGCATAGTGGCATTATTTTGCTGCTGGTTGATAATGGCATTCTGGGCCGCGTTACTGAGCGCTTGACTTGTCGCTACATATAGATTTCCCATGGCAATTGCGGGGGCGTCGCCAAGAATTTTTGAATTTACCTGAGTTACACTGTCTGTTATCTGAGAATTGATGGCAGTAGGGAATGCACCGGCCGAAATTTTTTCAAGCTCTTCATCCGTTAGTTTCAACGCTCCCATTTCAGCCAACACACCCCGCATTTCTTCTTTTGTAAAGCTCAAATGTGCGTCCTTTGCAAAGGAAACCACATCTTCCGGTAACTTCGGATTCATTTTATTCAGCTGTTTTTGCATGGTTTCATTGCTGGATAATTCCTCAAGAAATATCTTTGCGTTTTTTAATGACATAATGGCAACCTCCTCTTTATTTTTATTTATTCATAATTCGACTGTTCAGGCTTTCCCTGCAGACCGGTTTCCGACAGTACTTTAATATTGTTTAACATTTTGTTTCGACGTCATGCAGTGCAATAATATGTTGATATTCTATTTAAACGCCCCACCTTGCTGCATCCTCTTTCAGAGCAAAATATTACATATTTTACTCCCGTCGATAATTTTATTTTATTATACTTCAAACGATTGAAAATTTCAATTATTTGAAAGAAAGTTATTTGTTTTTCATTTGAAAAAAGCTATTTGTTTTTTCAGTTGAAAGAAGCTATTTGTTTTCACTCGCCTTGTATTTTTCCGGCAACTCATTCAATTCGGTGTCAGCCGAAGTAAAACAAGCTATATTTTATAGAATAATAACTCTTTTATCAAACTCATAAAATATAAGCTTAAAAGGCACAAAAAAGCCGAAACACTGATGGAATTACAGCATTTCGACTAAATTTTGGTCGGAGTGAGAAGATTTGAACTTCCGGCCTCTTGGTCCCGAACCAAGCGCTCTACCAAGCTGAGCCACACCCCGAAATTAATTATTAATATGTCGCATTAACGCAACGGGGTTATTATAGCATTCTCGCACATTGTTGTCAAGTACATTTTCACAAAAAAAAAGGTAAATATTTATTGATGTAAAAGCGTAATTATTTATTATTGCCGATTATTATTATTGTAATTTTTAAAAATCAGATGTATACTTTAATAAAATTAGCGCCTTTATATGGCATAGGAGGACTTTTTTGTGCAGAAGAATAATAGAAATAAACTTATTAATGAACTTTTGAAAAGCTCAGATGAAAAATTCAACGATGAAGAACTAATGCATATGCTGCTTGAGCAGAAGCTATCGACTGATTTAAGCGAAAATAATAAAAGATCGTCTCTTGGGCAAAGAGCATCAGATTCCGTAGCTAAGTTTGCGGGCAGCTGGGCATTTATATTTACTTTTCTGGGTGGTATGGCAATATGGATGGTATTGAATATTGTGCTTGATACCGATGCTTTTGATGTATATCCCTTTATTCTTCTAAATCTTGTTTTGTCATGCGTCGCGGCAGTACAGGCGCCTTTTATTATGATGAGTCAGAACCGTCAGGAAGTGAAGGACCGTGCACGAGCAGAAAACGATTATCAAATAAATTTAAAAAACGAGCTTGTTATAGACGATTTACATAAAAAGCTTGATGCTGTTATCGAAAACCAAAAAAAAATCATAGAGGCTCTTTCTAGAGCGGATATTATAAATATGAACGCAAAAGGCAAATGATAAGATTTGCCAGATTCATAAGAAAATTCCCGCGGCTTTTCGGCTGCGGGAAAATGTGTCGAATATATGGCTCAGGGCATGTTAGGAGCGGTTTTTGAATAAGTCAATCCGTTATACGCCAATCCGCTTTCACCAATAGTATAATCATAGTCGTTGTATCCATCCGCGTCATTCAGAGAATTATATAATCTGAGCTTGTTGTTGACAACACCATATTTATACGTTTTGACGTCGTTTTTGTAGACAAATCCGTCATTTCTGTAATCATATTTGTCTGCGCCGTTGTAATATACGCCATAAAGGGTGTTTACCGGAGTTGTATTAGGAATGGTGTTTTGAACAGTTCCAGGTGTTGTTACGATGCCTGTGTCTTTTGTATCGGTTGTTTTTTTATTTGGCTCACACGCCGTAAGGCAAATGCTAAGCGCTAAAAAAATTGCTGTTGATAAAACGACCGCAGCGATCGAAAGAAAAATTTTTCTTTTCATATTTACTCCATAATGTTAATTGGCTGAGGTTGCGGTTAATTTAACCGTCAGCCGATTATAAAATATTTTTGTACGTACGTCGCACAAATCTATTTTTTCCTCTTATTATCATATTATTCAATAATATTCAATTATAATAAAATTTATTGAAAATTTTTTATTTTAAAAATTCTTTTATTGAAAGCCATAGATGATTTATGTCTGACAAAATTTATACTTGTTTTACTATTGTGCATTGAGTTCAGCAGAATTATATAATAATATATTTAGGATAATTATAATGAATATTGACACATTAAAAATATTCTCTTTATATGGAGATAAATCTCCAAAGCAGCTTGCTTTACATGACAGCTCACGCGGAGATAATGATTTGCGACTCGTATATATCGTTAAATTTCCTAATAATGAAAAACTCGCCATAAAGGTAACACCCGATGTCGACAAGTTGTTGCAATAACGGAGCATAAATAATGATATATAAAATTGCAATATGTGATGATGAAAAAATTGAGCTAAAATATCTTTCTTCGCTTTTATCTGATTGGGCAGTAAAAACAGGAAACCTTGCTTCCGTTTCTGCTTTTGAAAGCGCAGAAGCATTCCTTTTCGATTATGCCGAACACAAGGATTATGACATACTGCTGCTTGATATTGAAATGAATAAAATAAACGGCATTGAACTCGCAAAAAAAGTCAGAGCTGATAATTTATCTGTACAGATTATATTTATTACAGGCTTTCCGGATTTTATATCCGAAGGATACGAAGTTGCGGCATTACATTATCTGATGAAGCCTGTCAGTTCTGACAAACTTTTTGAGGTACTTGACCGTGCCTGCCAACATCTATGTAAAGAAAAACGCGCGGTTCTTTTTAATACCGATGGCGAAATCATCCGTGTTTTCGCGGATGAAATTATATTTTCAGAAGCTTTTGCGCATTCGGTTATGATCAATAAAACCGACGGTTCATGCGAAGTTAAAATGTCGATATCGGAAGCGGAAAAGCTTCTCGGCGACGGTTTTATCCGCTGCCACCGATCTTATATAGTCGGGTTGAAATACGTAAAACGCATTACCAAAACCGATGTGATTCTCGACAACGGCAAAATGCTGCCGCTTTCGCGAAACGCATACAACAGTGTAAATCAAGCATTTATTGATTTTTATAAGAGGATTATAAATTAAAAATGACATTATTTGATATGATTTTCGGCCGGGCAATAGAACGACGTATATCTGAATATCAAAATGATCTTATTGCAAAGCATTACGACGAAGTTCAGAATATATACAGGCAAATGCGCGGTTGGCGTCATGATTATCATAACCACATACAGGTTATGAGAGTGCTTGTTTCCCAAGCCAGGAATGCCGGTGAAAATCATGATGATGAAGCTGCGCTTTACAATGAAAGACTTGATAAATATTTAACTGAGCTTAACAATGATTTATCTGCTGTCGATACTGTAATAAAAACGGGAAATGTTATGATTGATGCAATATTAAACAGCAAGCTGTCTTTGATAAAATCAAAAAACATTAATATAAATGCAAAGGCGGTCGTTCCGTCGGAGCTTAAAACATCGGAAATTGACTTATGTGTGATCATCGGCAACCTGCTTGACAACGCTATGGAAGCATGTTTAAAACAGTCTGAAACAAAAGACAGATTCATACGTATTTATATTGGCATTCTCAAAGAACAGCTGTATATCTATGTCTCCAATTCTGTCGGTGGTGAAGTTAAAAAAGCAGGTATGACTTATGTATCAACAAAATGCAGTGATACGCATGGTTTCGGGCTAATACGCGTTGACCGCATAGTAGACAAGTATAACGGCTATGTTAACAGGCAAAACGAAGATGGCGTGTTTGCCACAGAAGTCATGCTGCCATTATAGCTGCTTCTGTTATAATGCCCGTTAAAAAAGAGAAAAGCACCGGTATATGTGCTTTTCTCGCTGTTACAATATATTTGC encodes:
- a CDS encoding Nif11-like leader peptide family RiPP precursor produces the protein MSLKNAKIFLEELSSNETMQKQLNKMNPKLPEDVVSFAKDAHLSFTKEEMRGVLAEMGALKLTDEELEKISAGAFPTAINSQITDSVTQVNSKILGDAPAIAMGNLYVATSQALSNAAQNAIINQQQNNATMQASTTMGIATIFTLNTLES
- a CDS encoding LytTR family DNA-binding domain-containing protein, producing MIYKIAICDDEKIELKYLSSLLSDWAVKTGNLASVSAFESAEAFLFDYAEHKDYDILLLDIEMNKINGIELAKKVRADNLSVQIIFITGFPDFISEGYEVAALHYLMKPVSSDKLFEVLDRACQHLCKEKRAVLFNTDGEIIRVFADEIIFSEAFAHSVMINKTDGSCEVKMSISEAEKLLGDGFIRCHRSYIVGLKYVKRITKTDVILDNGKMLPLSRNAYNSVNQAFIDFYKRIIN
- a CDS encoding ATP-binding protein encodes the protein MTLFDMIFGRAIERRISEYQNDLIAKHYDEVQNIYRQMRGWRHDYHNHIQVMRVLVSQARNAGENHDDEAALYNERLDKYLTELNNDLSAVDTVIKTGNVMIDAILNSKLSLIKSKNININAKAVVPSELKTSEIDLCVIIGNLLDNAMEACLKQSETKDRFIRIYIGILKEQLYIYVSNSVGGEVKKAGMTYVSTKCSDTHGFGLIRVDRIVDKYNGYVNRQNEDGVFATEVMLPL
- a CDS encoding DUF1003 domain-containing protein, whose translation is MQKNNRNKLINELLKSSDEKFNDEELMHMLLEQKLSTDLSENNKRSSLGQRASDSVAKFAGSWAFIFTFLGGMAIWMVLNIVLDTDAFDVYPFILLNLVLSCVAAVQAPFIMMSQNRQEVKDRARAENDYQINLKNELVIDDLHKKLDAVIENQKKIIEALSRADIINMNAKGK
- a CDS encoding topoisomerase DNA-binding C4 zinc finger domain-containing protein; protein product: MQTLEENNDHNAAVGGKCPKCDGILVERHGKNGSFIGCSNYPKCRFTNQSK